In the genome of Paramisgurnus dabryanus chromosome 18, PD_genome_1.1, whole genome shotgun sequence, one region contains:
- the nup54 gene encoding nucleoporin p54, whose translation MAFNFGGQSSSASLSGSGFGAATTSSAPTGFGFGSSTTGTFGGFGSTAAPASSGTTFSFNTPSNTGGGLFGNTQNKGFGFTSGLGSNTATGTGFGTTALGFGGFGGIQPAQTQQGGLFNQQGSQSSHLINTASALSAPSVLSDERDSVLAKWNQLQAFWGTGRGYFNSSTPPVEFSQENPFCRFKAVGYSCVPEMKDEDGLVALTLCKKEMDVRSQQQHLVESLHKLLGGNQTLSVNVEGVRALPDDQTEVIIYLVERSPNGMSKRVPASTLYNYMEQMTVKSQLQQLGVTMTVSRTALTPAQLKQLLQNPPAGVDPIIWEQAKVDNPDPEKLIPVPMVGFKELLRRLKFQDQMTKQHQTRVDIISNDISELQVNQATTAAKITQYKRKLMDLSHRVLQVLIKQEVQRKSGYAIQLDEEHLRVQLETIQSELNAPTQFKGRLNELMSQIRMQNHFGSVRSEERYRVDADLLREIKQHLKQQQEGLSHLINVIKDDLDDIKMIEDQLHDGIHTRSSKLS comes from the exons ATGGCGTTCAACTTTGGCGGCCAGTCGAGCAGCGCGA GTCTTTCTGGCTCTGGGTTTGGAGCCGCAACCACATCATCAGCACCCACGGGATTTGGATTTGGATCAAGTACCACAG GGACATTCGGAGGTTTTGGATCAACGGCGGCTCCTGCCAGTAGTGGCACCACCTTCAGTTTCAATACTCCATCAAATACAG GTGGAGGTCTCTTTGGAAACACTCAGAATAAAGGCTTCGGCTTTACTTCTGGTTTGGGTTCAAACACAGCTACAGGAACGGGCTTCGGAACCACTGCACTGGGCTTTGGAGGGTTTGGGGGAATCCAGCCTGCCCAGACGCAACAGG gtGGTCTGTTTAACCAGCAGGGCTCTCAGTCCAGTCATCTGATCAACACCGCCAGTGCGCTCTCTGCCCCATCTGTGCTCAGTGATGAGCGTGACTCAGTTTTGGCCAAATGGAACCAACTGCAGGCGTTCTGGGGAACAGGAAGAGGTTACTTCAACAGCAGCACTCCTCCAGTGGAGTTCAGCCAGGAAAACCCCTTCTGCCGCTTCAAG GCCGTGGGCTACAGCTGTGTTCCTGAAATGAAGGATGAGGACGGGTTAGTAGCTCTGACTCTCTGTAAGAAAGAAATGGACGTTCGCTCTCAGCAGCAGCATCTGGTCGAGTCTTTACATAAACTTCTGGGAGGAAATCAAACCCTCAGCGTGAATGTGGAGGGGGTGCGAGCGTTACCTGATGACCA GACAGAGGTGATCATTTATCTGGTTGAACGTTCTCCTAACGGCATGTCAAAGCGAGTTCCAGCGTCGACTCTCTATAATTACATGGAGCAGATGACTGTAAAATCTCAGCTGCAACAGCTTGGTGTCACGATGACCGTCAGTAGAACTGCGCTGACCCCAGCGCAGCTCAAACAGCTGTTGCAGAACCCACCCGCAG GTGTGGACCCCATCATCTGGGAACAGGCTAAAGTGGACAATCCCGACCCGGAGAA GTTGATTCCAGTGCCCATGGTCGGCTTTAAAGAGCTCCTACGAAGATTAAAGTTTCAAGACCAGATGACCAAACAACACCAGACCAGAGTTGAT ATCATCTCTAATGACATCAGTGAGCTGCAGGTGAACCAGGCCACAACTGCCGCCAAAATCACCCAATACAAACGCAAGCTGATGGATCTTTCACACAGAGTCCTGCAG GTGTTAATCAAACAGGAAGTTCAGAGGAAAAGTGGTTATGCCATTCAACTGGATGAAGAACATTTGAGAGTTCAGTTGGAAACCATCCAGTCAGAGCTCAACGCACCCACACAGTTTAAG gGGCGGCTGAATGAACTGATGTCTCAGATTAGAATGCAGAATCATTTTGGATCCGTTCGTTCGGAGGAGCGGTATCGTGTGGACGCCGACCTGCTGCGAGAAATCAAACAG CACCTGAAACAGCAGCAGGAGGGTCTGAGTCACTTGATCAACGTCATTAAAGATGATCTGGATGACATTAAGATGATTGAAGACCAACTGCATGATGGGATTCACACACGCAGCAGCAAACTCAGCTGA
- the bxdc2 gene encoding ribosome biogenesis protein BRX1 homolog, whose product MAARRRKRAAERSSENDAKIKRNKTTNDVTNNKKTSVTVENEKDDQTSEHCNIISVPKPVSAGKWKNKERVLVFSSRGINFRTRHLMQDLKTMMPHSKADTKMDRKDKLFVVNEVCEIKNCNKCIFFEAKKKQDLYMWISNVPHGPSAKFLVQNVHTLAELKMTGNCLKGSRPLLSFDPRFDKEPHYALLKELFTQTFSTPQYHPRSQPFVDHVFTFTIADNRIWFRNYQIIEEDAALVEIGPRFVLNPIKIFQGSFGGPTLYENPHFQSPNMHRRILRLAFAAKQKERQMVKEIRKEKRKEGQEVLTQDVTDDVFVTPAEQKTVHVEWEAPEPQTTKKKLKLTELKKRTLMKRKGLR is encoded by the exons ATGGCGGCGCGCAGGAGGAAACGTGCGGCAGAGAGATCATCAGAAAACGATGCAAAAATAAAGCGAAATAAGACGACAAACGACGTAACCAACAATAAGAAAACAAGCGTTACAGTGGAGAATGAAAAAGACGATCAAACATCTGAACACTGCAATATTATCAGCGTCCCAAAGCCCGTCAGCGCG GGTAAATGGAAGAACAAGGAGCGAGTTTTGGTCTTTTCCTCTCGTGGCATCAACTTCAGAACAAGACACCTAATGCAGGATTTAAAAACCATGATGCCTCACAGCAAAGCTG acacCAAAATGGACAGAAAGGACAAACTCTTTGTGGTCAATGAG GTGTGTGAAATTAAAAATTGCAACAAGTGCATCTTTTTTGAGGCCAAGAAAAAGCAGGATCTCTACATGTG GATCTCAAACGTTCCTCATGGACCGTCAGCCAAGTTTCTTGTTCAAAACG TTCACACTCTCGCTGAGCTGAAAATGACTGGAAACTGTTTGAAAGGCTCCAGACCGCTGCTGTCGTTCGACCCC AGATTTGACAAGGAGCCACATTATGCCCTACTGAAGGAGCTTTTTACTCAG ACTTTCTCAACACCTCAGTATCATCCCAGGAGTCAGCCCTTTGTGGATCACGTCTTCACATTCACGATCGCAGACAACCGAATCTGGTTCAGAAACTATCAG ATTATTGAAGAAGACGCAGCTCTTGTTGAGATCGGCCCTCGTTTTGTCCTGAACCCGATTAAAATCTTTCAGGGCAGCTTTGGTGGACCCACACTTTATGAAAACCCTCATTTTCAGTCGCCCAATATG CATCGGCGAATACTGCGACTAGCGTTTGCTGCCAAACAAAAGGAGAGACAGATGGTAAAGGAGATTCGCAAGGAGAAGCGTAAAGAAGGACAGGAAGTGCTGACACAGGACGTCACAGATGATGTGTTTGTAACTCCAGCCGAGCAGAAAACGGTTCACGTTGAATGGGAGGCTCCAGAACCTCAAACGACCAAGAAAAAGCTCAAACTGACCGAGCTGAAGAAGAGAACGCTGATGAAGCGCAAAGGCCTGCGATAA
- the dtwd2 gene encoding tRNA-uridine aminocarboxypropyltransferase 2 produces the protein MSSEFTGETEEIKDDDEDEMKDKDEDDDDNEEGFSVLSDLPVEISERRPTCHTCCRPIKVCLCPYLPAHPLDVSTSLYIVQHPAEESRVLRTVPLLVACLPPGKCKVFIGRRFTEERYPELAAVCKDAHTLLLYPGASAENLEDLASDFTLMAHNVILIDGTWSQAKDMFLRNSLFRLPKQVQLRSTSSSQYVIRTQPTNMCVSTLECAAVTLSIMEKNQHIQEVLLKPLQALCSFQLQHGAQVHHSKEHLIKNGQYNKILPQNKRKIRRMQKLIGNQNI, from the exons ATGAGCTCCGAATTTACTGGAGAAACAGAAGAAATTAAGGATGACGATGAAGATGAGATGAAGGACAAAGATGAAGATGATGACGACAATGAAGAAGGGTTCTCAGTGCTGTCAGATCTGCCTGTTGAGATCAGTGAGAGACGCCCAACTTGCCACACGTGctg TCGTCCAATTAAGGTGTGTCTATGCCCGTATCTACCGGCCCATCCTCTCGACGTCTCCACGTCTCTTTACATCGTCCAGCATCCAGCTGAG GAAAGTCGGGTCCTCCGTACGGTTCCACTCTTGGTGGCGTGTCTCCCTCcgggaaaatgcaaggtctttaTTGGAAGGCGATTTACTGAAGAGAG ATATCCCGAGCTGGCGGCCGTGTGTAAGGACGCGCACACTCTGCTTCTGTATCCCGGCGCATCCGCGGAAAATCTAGAGGATCTTGCTTCAGATTTTACTCTAATGGCCCACAATGTCATTCTGATCGATGGTACTTGGAGTCAAGCGAAGGACATGTTCCTCCGCAACTCTCTCTTCAGGCTGCCCAAACAG GTACAGCTCCGCAGCACCTCCTCTAGTCAGTATGTAATCCGCACCCAGCCCACCAACATGTGTGTGTCCACGCTTGAGTGTGCTGCCGTCACGCTCTCCATAATGGAGAAGAACCAACACATCCAGGAG GTTCTTCTCAAGCCTCTTCAGGCTCTTTGTTCTTTCCAGCTTCAGCATGGCGCTCAGGTCCACCACAGTAAAGAACATCTTATCAAAAATGGGCAGTACAACAAAATTCTGCCCCAAAACAAGCGCAAGATTCGCAGGATGCAGAAACTCATCGGCAACCAAAACATCTGA